A region of the Geomonas subterranea genome:
TCGTATGGGCTGAGGGGGGTTATGGGAGCGGGGAGCGATGCGAAGAAGGAGCGGCGCGGGACAAAAAAAATGGGGGACGGTCTCGAATCCGTCCCCCTAAAAAGGAGACCCAGGAGTGTGTTCCGGGGTGTTAATTAACAATATCGGACACAGATCCCGGGACTTTAATTATTTTTTTCACCCGAGGGAGTCACCCAGGGCGAAGTTGTCGATGATCCAGCGGGCGATGCTCCGTTTTGGGGGAAGCGCCGGAGGCATGCGCTCCCTGGTGAACCACCGGGCGTCCTCGAGTTCGTCCTCCTCGACGGCGATCTCGCCCGACTCGTAGCGCGCCACGAACCCGGCCATGAGCTGGCTGGGAAAGGGCCAGTTCTGGCTCCCCACGTAGCGGACGTCGCTCACCTTCAGCCCGGTCTCCTCGAACACCTCGCGCGCCACGCACTCCTCGAGTGACTCGCCGAAATCGACGAAACCGGCGACAAGGCTGTAGCGCCCCTCCGCCCACTCCGGCTTGCGGGCCAGCAGGAATTCCTCTCCGCGCCTGATCAGCACTATCACGCAGGGATGGATATGGGGATAATGCTCGTGGCCGCAGCCGCCGCAGCGCTTGCCCCAGGTGGGGGCGATGCGGGTCATGTCGCCGCTGCCGCAGCGCGAGCAGTGCCGGCTCAACTTCTCCCAGTGGAGGATCTGCCGGGCGACCCCGTACAGGGTCGCCAACTGGTCGGGGAGCTCGGTCCAGGAGACGGCCTGCAGCCCCTGCGGCACGGCCTCATCCCTGGCGAGGGTGAAAACCCGCACCGGAGCGCCGTCCCACGCGCCGAAACGCAAGGCCCGACCGTCATCCGAGAGCGGTTCGGGAAGCTCGCCGCGGTGCAGATCCCCTTCCCGCAACAGGAGCGTGTCCCCCTGCAGCAGCACCCAGTATCCCGGGCCGTCCGCGGACGCGGCGTCGGGCTTCATCTGGGTGAACCTGGTCCTGATGATCTCACCGTTGAACGGGAGGTTGACGGTCTCGGGGTATGACATGCTTCGGCTCCTGTACCTGGCTTGTTGCTTGACTGGCGTGCATCATACAGGAACCGTTCGAGGAAGCAATCCCCCTTTTCTTTCAAACCATTTAACTTGATTGGCTTCGCGCGCTATGTTACTTTTTTCGTTCGCCAATACCCCGGCCGCGGCGCGGCCGAAAGCAGGAGATCACGTGACTCAGAATAGGAGATTACCGGCGGAGTGGGAACTCCAGGACGGCGTGCTGATGGCATGGCCGCACGAAGCCAGCGACTGGCTCCCCTACCTGGACCAGGTCCGGCCCGTCTTCGCCGCCATCGCAAGCACCATCAGCCAGTTCGAGAGAGTCGTGATAGCCGCCGACGATCCCGACCAGGTCCGCGAGGAGCTGCAGGCGGCGGGAGCCGACCTGGAACAGGTCAGGATCCTCCCGGTTGAAACCAACGACACCTGGGCCAGGGACTTCGGCCCCATCACCGTGCTGGAGGAGGGCGCCGCGAGGCTGCTCAACTTCGGCTTCAACGGCTGGGGCCTCAAGTTCCCCTCCGACCTCGACAACCGCATCAACAAGACGCTGCAGGGACAGGGCGTATGGAACGCCCCGCTCGACACCGTCGGGCTGATCCTCGAGGGTGGGAGCATCGAGAGCGACGGCAAAGGGACCATCCTCACCACCGAGGAGTGCCTGATGAACGACAACCGCAACCCGCACCTGACCCGCGAGGAGCTCGAGGAGGAGCTGCACGGCCTGTTCGGCAGCGACCGGTTTCTGTGGCTCTCCAACGGGTACCTGGCCGGCGACGACACCGATTCCCACGTCGACACCCTGGCGCGCATCTGCCCCGACGACACCATCGCCTACGTGCGCTGCGATGACCCGGAGGACGAGCATTACCCGGCCCTGAAGGCCATGGAGGAGGAGATCCTCGCCTTCCGCACCCGGGGCGGCCGGCCGTACCGCGCCATCCCCCTCCCCTGGCCGAGCGCGGTGTACGACGAGGAGGGGCAGAGGCTTCCGGCCACCTACGCCAACTTCCTGGTTATCAACGGCGCCGTGCTGGTGCCGACCTACCAGGACAAGAACGACGCCGCCGCGCTGGTCGCGGTAGGCGAGGCGTTCCCGGGATACGAGATCATCGGAATCGACTGTCTTCCGCTCATCCTGCAGCACGGC
Encoded here:
- the nudC gene encoding NAD(+) diphosphatase encodes the protein MSYPETVNLPFNGEIIRTRFTQMKPDAASADGPGYWVLLQGDTLLLREGDLHRGELPEPLSDDGRALRFGAWDGAPVRVFTLARDEAVPQGLQAVSWTELPDQLATLYGVARQILHWEKLSRHCSRCGSGDMTRIAPTWGKRCGGCGHEHYPHIHPCVIVLIRRGEEFLLARKPEWAEGRYSLVAGFVDFGESLEECVAREVFEETGLKVSDVRYVGSQNWPFPSQLMAGFVARYESGEIAVEEDELEDARWFTRERMPPALPPKRSIARWIIDNFALGDSLG
- a CDS encoding agmatine deiminase family protein, coding for MTQNRRLPAEWELQDGVLMAWPHEASDWLPYLDQVRPVFAAIASTISQFERVVIAADDPDQVREELQAAGADLEQVRILPVETNDTWARDFGPITVLEEGAARLLNFGFNGWGLKFPSDLDNRINKTLQGQGVWNAPLDTVGLILEGGSIESDGKGTILTTEECLMNDNRNPHLTREELEEELHGLFGSDRFLWLSNGYLAGDDTDSHVDTLARICPDDTIAYVRCDDPEDEHYPALKAMEEEILAFRTRGGRPYRAIPLPWPSAVYDEEGQRLPATYANFLVINGAVLVPTYQDKNDAAALVAVGEAFPGYEIIGIDCLPLILQHGSLHCVTMQLPKGTLR